aaacgTTTTTGTTTTCCGTAATGCTGtgaaaaaaccttttaaaatgttgaagcgacaacatttaaaaacaacacatttctttttaaaattgcgcctgttaagcacgaaatattgtcacgggtcgttcagacgacgcgggtGGAAGGAACAATGGGGGACGAGTACCAcaggagcaggcgccagagacaggcaaagcggtcgcggccgggctcacgagcgagttctgccgagcttctacctcttcaccgtcgatcggcaccccgctggttgaagatgacgttCAGTGCAAAATCATAACACACACGGCACTGCTTCCCTCCCGAAAggcgcatcgtcccgatgcgcagAGAGGcaaaattaaggctgaaaaacATGTGCAGAGCGCGAAGATCTAGGCCACGTGCTCCGAGCGGCTACAGTACGCTTTAGGCGAGCTACGTGAATAACTTCAGACCAGGCTGGCGACGTGACGCTCGCGTCACGATCGGCAGCATCTCGTAATTTAACTCGCCTATACGGCGAATCACTTCGTACGGGCCAAAGTATTGTTTCAGCAGCTTCTCGCTAAGACCACGGCGCCGAATTGGAGTCCACTCCCACACTCGATCACCAGGATTGAACTGAACATCACGGTGTCCTTGGTTGTATCGGCGAGCATCGATTTGCTGGCGGGCTTGTATGCGAAGGCGGGCCAACTGTCGGGCTTCTTCCGCAAGTTGAGCATCGGCGTGAGCGTAGACGTCTTGCTGGTGGGGCAGCATAGTGTCGAGCATGGTAACGACTTCCCGGCCATGCACCAGGCGGAATGGCGAAAATACGGTGGTTTCTTGAACCGCAGAGTTGTATGCAAAAGTTACGTGCGGTAACACTTCGTCCCAGGCTCGGTGCTCGatgtcgacatacattgagagcatgtcagccaaggtcttgttaaggcgctcggtcagtccgtttgtTTGCGGGTGGTATGCGGTAGTTTTGCGGTATCGGTGTGGCTTCAGCTCAGTATCTGTGAGATAAGTTGAGACGTAAATGCGGCACTACGATCAGTTATCAGACCTCTGGGGCACTGTGTCGAAGTACGACGGACTCGACGAAAAACTTTGCCACATCCCAAGCCGTTGATATCGGCAGAGCGCGTGATTCGGCATACAGCGTGAGGTAGTCCGTCTCAACAACGATCCATCGGTTGCCCGATTGCGACTTCGGAAAAGATCCGAGTAGGTTCATACCGATCTGCTGGAGCGGACTGAGCGGTGGAATGATGGGGTGAAGGAGTCCCGCATGCTTCACGGGTGGAGTCTTGCGCCGTTGACACTCGCGTCAGGCCTTGGTGTTATGGCGGACGGTCTTGCCAAGTTGTGGCTAATAGTACTTGGAACGTATTCGCGCGAGCGTTCGACTGAGCCCCAAGTGTCCCGAGGAGGGGGTCATCATGAGGCGCTTCTATAATTTCGTCGCGTAGATCAATGGGCACAACTAAAGCCATGACCTCGGGCTCAGGGCAAAGTTCTTTATATAAAAAATGTTGTCTCGAAGGCGTAAATTACGTACTATGCGTACAAAAGGGCGAGGAACTATGCCTCATTGACCCTCCAAATGTGAGACCACGTCGCGAAGGTCGGGGTCGAGTCGCTGCCGCGCCGCCATATTGTCGGTACTTAGAGCTCCTAAGAAGATCTCATAGTCGTCATCCGTATCAGCAGGCGCGGATTCAACGGGAACGCGGGAAAGGCGGTCagcatcagtgtgtctgcgaccagacttatagacgatcgtAGCGTCGAATTCTTTCGGTCGAAGGGCCCACCGCGCAAGTCGGCCTGCAGGGCCCTTAGATTggtcagccagcacagagagtggtgGTCTGTGACCACCTGGAATGGGCGTCCAAACAGATAGGGTCTGAACTTTGTGATCGCCCAAATTACTGCGAGGCATTCTTCTTCGGTGGTCGAGTAATTGGTATCCGCCTTGGACAAAACACGactggcgtatgcgatgacacgttcggCGCCGTTCTGGTGCTGGATCAGGATGGTCCCGATGCCCGTGTTACTAGCGTCAGTGTGTACTTCTGTCGCGGCGTCCTAATCAAAATGGCCTAGGACAGAGGAAGCCTGCAGGCGTCGTTTTAGATGGTCAAATGCAAGCTGCTCTTCACAGGACCACTGGAATGGGACGGACTCCTTCTTGAGGCGGGTAAGCGGCGCGGCGATATCCGAAAAGTTGGGAACAAAGCGTCTGTAGTAAGCGCAGAGGCCCAGGAACCTCCGCACGGCGTTCTTGTCTGATGTCGTCGGGCAGGAAGCGACGGCTACTTTTTTGTCGGGATCAGGACGGACGCCTTAatgactgacgacgtgacccCGAAATTTCAGTTCGTCATTGGCAAACTGGCACTTCGTAGGCTTGAGGGTGAGGCCGGCGTTTCTGATAGCCTGCAGGACTGCTTTTAGGCGAACAAGATGTTTTGAAACGTGCTggaaaaatgacatcatcaaggtagacaagGCATGTTCGCCATTTGAGGCCGGTGAACACGGTGTCCATAACGCGCTGGAAGGTCGCTGGAGCAGTACAGAGTCCGAaaggcatcaccttgaactcatacaGTCAATCCGAGTTGATGAAAGCC
This portion of the Amblyomma americanum isolate KBUSLIRL-KWMA chromosome 10, ASM5285725v1, whole genome shotgun sequence genome encodes:
- the LOC144108425 gene encoding uncharacterized protein LOC144108425; protein product: MYVDIEHRAWDEVLPHVTFAYNSAVQETTVFSPFRLVHGREVVTMLDTMLPHQQDVYAHADAQLAEEARQLARLRIQARQQIDARRYNQGHRDVQFNPGDRVWEWTPIRRRGLSEKLLKQYFGPYEVIRRIGELNYEMLPIVTRASRRQPGLKLFT